Below is a window of Deinococcus sonorensis KR-87 DNA.
GGGACACGGCACTCATGCTGCCCCCCACCAATGGGTCCGGCGGCGGGTAGGCGGAGCGCCCGGTGAGGTACGGCAGCTCCAGCTCGTGAGCATAGACCGGCACGTCCGGCCAGACCCGCTGCAGCGTGAACAGCCCACCGATGTGGTCCAGATGCCCGTGGGTCAGCACGATCGCCTGCGGTTTCGCCTCCGGCCCGAAGTAGGCTTCAGCGGCCTTCAGAATCATGCCGGCACTTCCGGGCGCGCCGGTATCCACCAGCACCCACCCGCTGTCCTGCTCACCGATCAGAAAGGCGTTGGCGAGCGGCAGCCGGACCCGGATCACGGCGGGCGCGAGCGGCTCGTGCCCGCCGAAGATGGAGGGATGGTCGGGTGGACCGTCGGCGGTGGACCCCAGGCGCTCAAACATGGCCCTACTGTGCGCTGAGGCCCGGCGGGCGGCATGAACCGGCTCTTGACCCACAGTTGATGCAGCGCGGCCCGACTCAGCCCTGTGAGTCGGCGGCCTGGCCAATCGCCCCGAGCTGCGCCAGCGCCTCGCCGGGCAGGGTGAGGGCCGCCGCCGCGACGTTCTCGCGCAAGTGCTGCACCGACGAGGTGCCGGGGATCACCAGGATGTTGGGCGAGCGGTGCAGCAGCCAGGCGAGCGCGACCTGCATCGGCGTGGCCTCCAGACGCGCGGCGACGTCCGACAGCACCGACGACTGCAGCGGGCTGAAGCCACCGAGCGGGAAGAACGGCACGTAGGCGATGCCCTGGCGGGCCAGGTCGTCGATGAAGCCGTCGTCCTCCCGCTGCGCCACGTTGTACATGTTCTGCACGCACACGATCCGGGTGATGGTCTGCGCCTCGGCCACCTGCGCGGGGGTGACGTTGCTCAGCCCCAGGTGACGGATCAGCCCCTGGGCTTGAAGCTCGGCCAGCACCGTCAGCGGTTCCTCCACCGGGTCCGCGGAGGGGCCGTGGCCGTCTCCCATCATCCGCAGGTTGACCACGTCGAGCGTGTCGAGGCCCAGATGGCGCAGGTTGTCGTGCACGGCGCTGATCAGCTCCTGCCGGGACATGGCCGGCACCCACGAGCCGTCCGCCGGGCGGCGGGCGCCCACCTTGGTCACGAGGGTCAGGTCGGACGGGTAGGGGTGCAGCGCCTCGCGGATCAGCCGGTTGGTGACGTGCGGGCCGTAGAAGTCGCTGGTATCGATGTGGGTGATGCCCAGGGCCAGCGCTTCACGCAGCACCGCCACGGCGGCGTCCGGGTCGCGCGGCGGACCGTACACGCCGGGGCCGGCGAGCTGCATGGCGCCGTAGCCCATGCGGTTCACGCTGCGGTCTCCGAGGGGGAAGGTGCCGGCGGCCGTGGCGGGTGTGGTCATGGAAGTCATGGGATTCTCCTTGGGGAATGGGACGGTGAGGGGTCAGTCCTGGCAAAAGGTCCAGAGCACACTTGTGGCCAGCCTCAGGCCTGGGGGACCGGGTCTCCCTGCAGACTGAACAGCAGGTTCAGGCCCTGCCGGAGCGTGACGGGTGGCCGGCCCAGGAAGCGCTCCAGATCATGCGTCACGTGGTCTTCCTGGCCGTTGCCGATGTCGGTGAGGAATCCGGTCATGCGGCCCGCCAGCACGGCCGGCACGCCCCGGCCCATCAGCTGCTCCTCGAAGACTGAGGCTTCGACCGGCTGATACCGCACCGCCTT
It encodes the following:
- a CDS encoding aldo/keto reductase family oxidoreductase; this translates as MTSMTTPATAAGTFPLGDRSVNRMGYGAMQLAGPGVYGPPRDPDAAVAVLREALALGITHIDTSDFYGPHVTNRLIREALHPYPSDLTLVTKVGARRPADGSWVPAMSRQELISAVHDNLRHLGLDTLDVVNLRMMGDGHGPSADPVEEPLTVLAELQAQGLIRHLGLSNVTPAQVAEAQTITRIVCVQNMYNVAQREDDGFIDDLARQGIAYVPFFPLGGFSPLQSSVLSDVAARLEATPMQVALAWLLHRSPNILVIPGTSSVQHLRENVAAAALTLPGEALAQLGAIGQAADSQG